TTATTATTTTAATGTTAAGATAATTTTGTTTTATAAAAATGCGTTAATTGTTAAAAATACAACATTTGATTGATTGAAATGCGTTCTCTTTAAAAAAGAGTATCTTGTATTGTGTTTTGGAATCTGTTATTTATTTGAAGAATAAGGTGAGGTTTTCTCTTTCTTGTGTAGAATATACTATTCTTATTGTGGCCTGAAGCTTGAATTTTTGGTAAAATTATTGAGACTACTCAAAAAGTCATCTTTTACTAGTGTTGGCGCAAAATCAACGAATCATTATCAAATCATCAACGTGTAGTGAATTGAAAAAGTAGAAGTGTTGCATTTAATGAAATAAACTGCAGGAAACCCAATCAATAAAGGCTTGTTTGGGGTGAAGCATAGTAAAATCCATTCAAAAGAATAGAAGCATAGGGGGGTAAAAAGCAATAAAAAAAACATAAAAAAAGCGTTAACTAAATATTCTGTACTATATTTGTCGCTTATGAGTAGAAAAAAAATGATAGCGAGAGTATTGTTAGTGGTAGCTTTTTTGTTTACCACCGTATTCCAATTGGTACATAGCTATCAACATATTTCTACTGCAGTTGCTTATGAACAAGAGCATCACACACATGCACATTACACAGAAGGACGAAGTGATCATGGGGGCGTTCAGCTTACCGAAGATCACAGTCACATGGATCATTGTTTTGCTTGTGATTTTATTCCTACTTCAGGATTAGAGCCTGTTCAAATGGAATGGCACACAGTTGCCTACCAAACCATTCAAGAAGTACAAGAAGAGGTAACGTTGTTGTTTACCCCTTTATCTCACGTTTACTATTCCCTTCGCGCCCCTCCAGTATGGGTTTAATTATTTAGATTTTTGTTGGACAATGTATTGTCTGACTGCTATTTTATTAATTAAAACATACAAGATACAATGAGAATTCTATGTACATGGATGGTTCTATTGTGCTCTTTTAGTATGCTTGCACAAGCGTTTACCTTAAAAGGAAGAGTGTCGGACTATCATGGAGAAGCCTTAATTGGCGCAACAATTACTTTTGAAAATCAAGCTTTTATGACAGATGTAAAAGGGAGATTTCAAGCAAAACCTATTGAAAAAGGAACCTATCAACTAGTCGTGTCTTACCTCGGGTATGAAACGTTAACAATGAGCGTAAAAGTAGAAGCAGATCAAGATTTGGATCTGCATTTAAAAGAAAGTTCAACGCTATTGGATCAAGTGGTGGTTTCTAGTCATGCAAAACACAGCGTACAACACGTAGATAAAGTATCCAATCAGCAATTAGTAGAGAAGTTTGCAGGTTCTTTGGCGAAAACACTAGAATCTGTAGCTGGAGTTAATTCTATGGATATTGGAGCTGGAGCTTCTAAACCTGTAATTCGCGGTTTGGGTTTTAATCGAGTAGCCGTGGCAGAAAACGGAGCCAAACAAGAAGGACAACAATGGGGCGCTGATCACGGATTGGAAATCGATGCGTTTAGTACAGAAGAGGTTGAAGTAATCAAAGGAGTTGGAGCCATTGAATATGGGAGTGATGCAATTGGTGGTGTGATTAAGATTAACAATGAAAAAGTCCCGCAAGTACATTCCTTTGATGGAAAAGCGATTGTGTATGGAAAATCAGTTAATGATGCACTAGGGGCTTCAGTTCAAATCAAGCAAAGAGGAGAACGCTTCTTTTATAAATTAAAAGTAACAGGACAGGATTACGCCGATTATCGCGTGCCTATCAAACAAATTGATTACCTCAATACGATTATCCCTATTGAAGGGGGACGTATGAAAAATACTGCCGGAAATAACTTGGCACTTTATGGTCAAATTGGGTATGTAGGTACGCAATTTAAAAATATCTTGAGCATTAGCAACGTATACGATAAAAGTGGTTTCTTTCCAGGAGCACACGGTATTCCAAATATTGCAGCGGTTCAAGATGATGGAAATCACAGAAATGTAGAATTGCCAAACCAATCAGTCAATCACTTTAAAGTAACGAATACAGCTACTTGGGAGTTCGATGCTAATCGAAAGTTGAGTGTTTTATTGGCTTTTCAAAATAATAAGAGACAAGAAAACAGCTTGTTTCACTCGCATTTTTCCAATCAAACGCCCCCAGCAAATAATCCAAATCTAGAGCTAGAGTTTGTGTTGAATACGTTTGACGCAGCGGTAAAATACGAGCACCTTTTTAGTAATGAACATAAATTGACCGTTGGGATTCAACAGAATTACCAAAATAATACCATTGGTGGATATGGATTCTTATTGCCAAAGTTCAATAAGTCTGGAGTTGGTGCATTTGGTATGTATGAGTACTTTGTCAATGATCGCTTAACTTGGGAAGCTGGAATTCGCGCTGATTATGCAAGTGTACACGTAAAACCGTTTTACGATGAAATTCTATATGATTATTTAATCGATCGAGGACAATCTGTTGAAACCGCTGAGAATTACGCCCAACGCAGTCAAAAGCAAGACCGTAATTTTAGTAGTTTCAATGGAATGATTGGAGCTAAATTTGATTGGACAGAACATTTTAATATTGCAGCTACCGTAGGTACAAACTTCCGTTTTCCGACAGCGATTGAGCTAGCGTCAAACGGAGTGCATCACGGTGCTTTTCGCCATGAAAAGGGAAATCCCGATTTAGATCCTGAAAAGGGAATTGCCCTTGATTTTAGAGCAA
The window above is part of the Myroides odoratus DSM 2801 genome. Proteins encoded here:
- a CDS encoding DUF2946 family protein; amino-acid sequence: MSRKKMIARVLLVVAFLFTTVFQLVHSYQHISTAVAYEQEHHTHAHYTEGRSDHGGVQLTEDHSHMDHCFACDFIPTSGLEPVQMEWHTVAYQTIQEVQEEVTLLFTPLSHVYYSLRAPPVWV
- a CDS encoding TonB-dependent receptor, coding for MRILCTWMVLLCSFSMLAQAFTLKGRVSDYHGEALIGATITFENQAFMTDVKGRFQAKPIEKGTYQLVVSYLGYETLTMSVKVEADQDLDLHLKESSTLLDQVVVSSHAKHSVQHVDKVSNQQLVEKFAGSLAKTLESVAGVNSMDIGAGASKPVIRGLGFNRVAVAENGAKQEGQQWGADHGLEIDAFSTEEVEVIKGVGAIEYGSDAIGGVIKINNEKVPQVHSFDGKAIVYGKSVNDALGASVQIKQRGERFFYKLKVTGQDYADYRVPIKQIDYLNTIIPIEGGRMKNTAGNNLALYGQIGYVGTQFKNILSISNVYDKSGFFPGAHGIPNIAAVQDDGNHRNVELPNQSVNHFKVTNTATWEFDANRKLSVLLAFQNNKRQENSLFHSHFSNQTPPANNPNLELEFVLNTFDAAVKYEHLFSNEHKLTVGIQQNYQNNTIGGYGFLLPKFNKSGVGAFGMYEYFVNDRLTWEAGIRADYASVHVKPFYDEILYDYLIDRGQSVETAENYAQRSQKQDRNFSSFNGMIGAKFDWTEHFNIAATVGTNFRFPTAIELASNGVHHGAFRHEKGNPDLDPEKGIALDFRATYETSTFSTTISPYAYYFTNYIFLKPSGTFSILPDSGQIYEYTQSKALITGFEWKAEQRLWDRLTVEGVFEFIYNKQVDNGKKGNYPLPFSTPANFFGQLSYTLNDWKVFQQPEVFVNGKWYAEQKRIAQGEDVTPSSQSYGLGLSSTIRLGSVAAKASLTATNIFDAKILNHMSFYRPLGIPELGRSIQLMIQIPF